A genomic segment from Leptolyngbya boryana PCC 6306 encodes:
- a CDS encoding XisI protein, with product MDKLTEYPKLIKQILSGYVELCNRRPNPEIETFLIVDEQKAHYIWMNLGWQNGTRVLGSTVYIRLRDEKIWIEEDWTEEGVATDLVRAGVDPADIVLAFHEPKMRQYTDFAVAS from the coding sequence ATGGATAAACTAACTGAATATCCCAAGCTGATTAAACAGATCTTGTCAGGCTATGTAGAACTCTGCAATCGCCGTCCGAATCCAGAAATCGAAACATTCTTAATTGTGGATGAACAGAAAGCTCACTACATCTGGATGAATTTAGGTTGGCAGAACGGAACACGGGTTCTTGGATCAACGGTTTACATTCGACTGCGAGATGAAAAAATTTGGATCGAAGAAGATTGGACAGAAGAGGGAGTCGCGACCGATCTCGTGCGGGCTGGAGTCGATCCAGCAGATATTGTCTTAGCCTTTCATGAACCTAAGATGCGCCAGTATACAGATTTTGCAGTTGCATCCTAA
- a CDS encoding ABC transporter substrate-binding protein, which yields MPSRFASLLKSIFFMGMVCLSLCLSSCQSTQASGVIYLTLWQGVNPPPNRDVLQKLVDRFNQQNPNIQVESLYVGQGDQQMPKILSAVVGNAAPDMLWFAPMITGQLVELNALRSLDDFHPPVQADLDPALSDTTKFDGKTWSVPFSTNNVGIYYRPSLFKAAGVKALPKTWSEFRTVAKQLTRDTNGDGKADRFGMLLPLGKGEWTVFTWLPFMFSGGGELATPQIAEVVLKKLNETTKQQSSNSSSNIGQQMIMDGRADVSSVHLRQLNIVNSGAIAALNFWRDLMQDGSAILSQPERGYELDSFLAGKVAMQLSGPWTLGQLQATKVDFGVLPIPSGKQPATVIGGENLFLFKSKPEREQAALKFAEFVMSEAFQTEWAIGTGYLPTNLKSRESQAYKEFRSKQPAVDVFLNQAKFGKSRPIFPGYNRISDNLGRAIEATLLDRATPEAALKSSQQRLDLIFNK from the coding sequence ATGCCGTCTCGGTTTGCAAGCCTGCTGAAATCAATCTTCTTCATGGGAATGGTCTGTCTCAGTCTGTGCCTCAGCAGTTGCCAATCGACTCAGGCATCGGGCGTGATTTACCTGACTTTGTGGCAAGGGGTGAATCCGCCTCCGAATCGGGATGTGCTGCAAAAACTCGTCGATCGCTTTAATCAGCAAAATCCCAATATTCAAGTCGAATCGCTCTACGTCGGACAAGGCGACCAACAAATGCCCAAAATTCTGTCGGCAGTGGTTGGGAATGCGGCTCCTGATATGTTGTGGTTTGCGCCGATGATTACTGGGCAATTGGTTGAATTGAATGCACTGAGATCGCTCGACGATTTTCATCCGCCTGTCCAAGCTGATCTTGATCCGGCTCTATCTGATACAACCAAGTTTGATGGCAAAACTTGGTCAGTTCCTTTTAGTACAAACAATGTTGGAATCTACTATCGTCCTAGTCTGTTCAAAGCCGCAGGGGTGAAAGCCTTGCCGAAAACTTGGTCAGAATTTCGCACCGTCGCTAAACAACTGACCCGCGATACAAACGGAGATGGAAAAGCCGACCGATTCGGAATGCTTTTACCGCTAGGCAAAGGTGAATGGACAGTTTTTACTTGGCTTCCCTTTATGTTTAGCGGCGGTGGGGAACTGGCAACTCCTCAAATTGCTGAAGTCGTTTTGAAAAAATTAAATGAAACAACAAAGCAGCAATCCTCAAACTCTTCATCAAATATCGGTCAACAGATGATAATGGATGGACGAGCAGATGTGAGTTCAGTTCATTTAAGGCAGTTAAATATTGTAAATTCGGGAGCAATCGCTGCTCTCAACTTCTGGCGCGACTTAATGCAAGATGGCTCCGCAATTCTCTCTCAACCCGAACGCGGCTATGAACTAGACAGCTTCCTTGCTGGCAAAGTCGCAATGCAGCTTTCAGGGCCTTGGACACTTGGGCAACTGCAAGCTACAAAAGTTGATTTCGGAGTGTTACCGATTCCGTCTGGAAAGCAACCTGCAACCGTTATTGGAGGCGAGAATTTATTCCTCTTCAAATCCAAGCCAGAACGAGAACAAGCCGCATTAAAATTTGCCGAATTTGTCATGAGCGAAGCGTTTCAGACCGAATGGGCGATCGGGACTGGCTATCTTCCAACTAATTTAAAATCTCGTGAAAGCCAAGCTTACAAGGAGTTTCGCTCGAAGCAGCCGGCGGTTGATGTCTTCCTAAATCAAGCAAAATTTGGTAAATCGCGTCCGATTTTCCCTGGATATAATCGGATTTCTGACAATTTGGGACGCGCGATCGAAGCGACATTACTCGATCGTGCGACTCCCGAAGCTGCTCTCAAATCCTCACAACAACGACTCGATTTGATCTTTAACAAGTGA
- a CDS encoding ABC transporter substrate-binding protein, with protein MTSDYKCMRKLLSCSIAISLVFFTLGCRSQSDRKIEITLSGWQSNPNEGKLLDKVIREFEAKNPTIRVKREVINSQYMDVIRTRLIGEVAPDVFYLEAFEAPTLIKYGVLEPLNSYIKPDFKLDDFEPNLLNAFKQGNTVYGIPKDFSTLALFYNSTELKNAGFSKPPKTWSELTDYAKKLTIDKNKDGKIDQYGIGIAPELPRQAFMIKAFGGSLVDQNNNAAFASSNGIQGLQLVIDQYRRDRSAAQPSDVGANSNSEAFGQGRVAMAIEGAWAVPYLKETFPNLEFQTAEIPTINNRNGTMIFTVGYVMNRQSKHKDAAWKLIQYLTNQSGMKAWANQGVALPSRRSVLAELKYDRNPIYAPLVAGAKYGTIWQAGETLPTIMTNFDNQFVSALLGQQTLPNAMNRAQETANREIYLSN; from the coding sequence ATGACTTCAGATTACAAGTGTATGAGGAAATTGCTTTCTTGTTCGATCGCGATCAGTTTAGTTTTCTTCACGTTAGGCTGTCGATCGCAGTCGGATCGCAAAATTGAAATTACATTAAGCGGATGGCAAAGTAATCCGAATGAAGGGAAATTACTCGACAAAGTTATTCGAGAATTTGAGGCGAAGAATCCAACGATTCGAGTCAAACGAGAAGTGATTAATAGCCAATATATGGATGTAATCCGAACTCGTTTAATTGGTGAAGTTGCGCCAGATGTCTTTTATCTCGAAGCATTTGAAGCACCGACATTAATTAAATATGGCGTATTAGAACCGCTCAATTCATATATCAAACCAGATTTTAAACTGGACGATTTTGAACCCAATCTATTAAACGCATTTAAGCAAGGTAATACCGTTTACGGAATCCCAAAAGACTTTTCAACACTCGCTCTTTTTTATAATTCAACTGAGCTAAAAAATGCTGGATTCTCGAAACCTCCAAAAACTTGGAGCGAGTTGACAGATTATGCGAAGAAATTAACGATCGATAAAAACAAAGATGGAAAAATCGATCAGTACGGAATCGGAATCGCTCCGGAATTGCCGCGTCAAGCTTTTATGATCAAAGCCTTTGGCGGCAGTCTAGTTGATCAGAATAACAACGCTGCATTTGCAAGTTCAAATGGCATTCAAGGCTTGCAGCTTGTAATCGATCAGTATCGCCGCGATCGCTCTGCTGCGCAACCCTCGGATGTCGGCGCAAACTCAAACAGCGAGGCTTTTGGGCAAGGTCGGGTTGCAATGGCGATCGAGGGTGCTTGGGCAGTCCCTTACTTAAAAGAAACATTTCCAAATCTGGAATTTCAAACTGCAGAGATTCCTACGATTAATAACCGAAATGGAACAATGATTTTCACAGTCGGATATGTAATGAATCGCCAATCCAAGCATAAAGATGCAGCTTGGAAATTGATTCAATATTTAACAAATCAATCCGGAATGAAAGCTTGGGCAAATCAAGGCGTTGCGCTGCCTTCTCGTCGCTCAGTTTTAGCAGAATTAAAATACGATCGTAATCCAATCTATGCGCCACTTGTCGCAGGCGCAAAATATGGAACAATCTGGCAAGCAGGCGAAACTCTGCCAACGATTATGACTAATTTTGATAATCAGTTTGTTAGTGCCTTATTAGGACAACAAACTTTGCCCAATGCAATGAATCGCGCTCAGGAAACTGCCAACCGTGAAATCTATTTATCAAACTAA
- a CDS encoding carbohydrate ABC transporter permease, with the protein MTPTIIILGVFLMLPVIYAIVLAFYKVQLLGEVNYNFTGLKNFIRIQDDERVRIALLNTIQYVLIVVPIQTILALILALLLNAKIRGKSWFRVAFFLPTVTSSAVLTLIFMWIYNSNGLLNGFLSAIGLPTYNWLGDPQVALKGIMLMNIWATAPLFMVIYLAALQDIPESLYEAASIDGATAWEKFWCITLPFLKPVTFFVITMGIIGTFQLFDQSYIFSNGSGGPDNATLTIVLLIYQYAFKSLDMGYALALTLILALVIMTATLIQRALFKEERLDS; encoded by the coding sequence ATGACCCCAACTATCATTATTTTGGGTGTCTTTTTGATGCTGCCTGTCATTTATGCGATCGTTCTTGCTTTCTACAAAGTTCAATTGCTCGGCGAAGTCAATTACAACTTTACCGGATTGAAGAATTTTATCCGAATTCAAGATGATGAAAGAGTTCGCATTGCTTTACTTAATACGATTCAATATGTCTTGATTGTTGTCCCAATTCAAACAATTCTCGCACTGATTTTAGCGCTGTTATTGAATGCAAAGATCCGAGGAAAAAGCTGGTTTCGAGTTGCATTTTTTCTGCCCACAGTCACGTCATCGGCTGTGCTAACGCTGATCTTTATGTGGATTTACAACTCGAACGGATTACTAAATGGATTTCTAAGCGCGATCGGGCTGCCTACTTACAACTGGTTAGGCGATCCACAAGTTGCACTCAAAGGCATCATGTTGATGAATATTTGGGCAACTGCACCGCTATTTATGGTGATTTATTTAGCCGCACTTCAAGACATCCCGGAGAGCTTATATGAAGCCGCTTCAATTGATGGAGCAACAGCCTGGGAAAAGTTTTGGTGTATCACATTGCCCTTTCTAAAACCTGTCACATTCTTTGTGATCACGATGGGAATTATTGGGACATTTCAACTATTTGATCAGTCTTATATTTTCTCAAACGGATCGGGTGGCCCTGACAATGCAACTTTAACCATTGTTCTTTTGATTTATCAGTACGCCTTCAAAAGTTTAGACATGGGATATGCGCTGGCATTAACTCTAATTCTTGCTTTGGTGATCATGACTGCAACTTTGATTCAGCGCGCTTTATTTAAAGAAGAGAGATTAGATTCATGA
- a CDS encoding carbohydrate ABC transporter permease gives MKTKWLIWVMYAGLILYAIVTFIPFLWALSASFKPLAEISGSGSNFIPKNFTFENYQQIFSREPLFGRWLLNSAIVAVIVAAFNLLFNSMAGYALARIRFPGNRLFFFLILAVLVVPAQITLLPKFLILKSLGWLNSYQGLIIPTAVNATFIFMMRQFFINFPKELEEAAELDGLNRFETFFQIVLPLAKPALAAQTIFIFMGSWNEFLLPLVVMSNPEMFTLPIGLNAFKGQYITYWNYIMAASMVFTLPALAIYAFFNRYFIQGVTFTGGKS, from the coding sequence ATGAAAACAAAATGGTTGATTTGGGTGATGTATGCGGGGCTGATTCTTTATGCGATCGTCACTTTTATTCCCTTTCTCTGGGCACTTTCCGCTTCATTCAAACCCCTCGCTGAAATTTCCGGGAGCGGCTCAAACTTTATCCCAAAGAATTTCACATTCGAGAATTATCAGCAGATTTTTTCGCGCGAACCTTTGTTCGGAAGATGGCTATTAAATAGCGCGATCGTAGCTGTGATCGTCGCAGCTTTCAATCTTTTATTTAATTCAATGGCAGGCTATGCCCTGGCTCGAATTCGATTTCCAGGAAATCGCTTATTTTTCTTTCTAATTCTGGCTGTATTAGTTGTCCCGGCTCAAATTACACTCTTACCTAAATTTCTCATTCTCAAATCGTTAGGCTGGCTGAATTCCTACCAGGGTTTAATTATTCCAACTGCCGTTAATGCCACATTCATTTTCATGATGCGACAGTTTTTTATTAACTTTCCAAAAGAGTTAGAAGAAGCTGCTGAACTGGACGGACTGAATCGATTTGAGACATTCTTTCAAATTGTTTTACCGCTTGCAAAACCTGCACTTGCGGCACAAACTATTTTTATTTTTATGGGGTCGTGGAATGAATTTCTGCTACCGCTGGTCGTCATGTCTAACCCCGAAATGTTTACTTTACCAATCGGTCTAAATGCCTTCAAAGGTCAATACATTACCTACTGGAATTACATCATGGCAGCCTCAATGGTATTCACTCTACCTGCTCTCGCAATCTATGCCTTTTTCAATCGCTATTTCATTCAAGGTGTCACCTTCACAGGCGGCAAATCCTAG
- a CDS encoding YebC/PmpR family DNA-binding transcriptional regulator: MAGHSKWANIKRQKARVDAKRANVFTKVSREIIVAARNGVPDPAGNFQLRTAIEKAKAAGIPNDNIERAIAKGAGKLGTDAPLEAIQYEGYGAGGVAVLIEALTDNRNRTAADLREAFSKNGGNLGETGCVNWMFEQKGIVELSFAPQKRGRKLEAVEIDEDALLEACLEGGADAYELIETEDGQAAEVFTEVGNLEALSQALKEQGYTVAQVELRWIPQNTIEVTDPDHARSLLKLMDALDSLDDVQNATANFDIAEDLMLAAL; the protein is encoded by the coding sequence ATGGCAGGACATAGTAAGTGGGCAAATATTAAGCGGCAAAAAGCGAGAGTAGACGCGAAAAGAGCCAATGTCTTTACCAAGGTTTCGCGCGAAATTATTGTAGCGGCTCGAAATGGTGTACCTGACCCCGCAGGCAATTTTCAGTTGAGAACCGCGATCGAGAAAGCCAAAGCCGCCGGAATCCCAAACGACAATATTGAACGAGCGATCGCTAAAGGTGCTGGCAAACTCGGTACAGATGCGCCACTCGAAGCAATTCAGTATGAAGGCTACGGGGCAGGCGGAGTTGCTGTTTTAATCGAAGCGCTAACCGATAACCGCAATCGAACTGCGGCTGATTTGAGAGAGGCATTTAGCAAAAACGGCGGAAACTTAGGTGAAACTGGCTGCGTGAACTGGATGTTTGAGCAAAAGGGAATTGTCGAACTGTCCTTTGCTCCTCAGAAACGAGGTCGTAAGCTCGAAGCAGTAGAAATTGACGAAGACGCACTTCTCGAAGCCTGTCTTGAAGGCGGTGCAGATGCCTATGAATTGATTGAAACCGAAGACGGTCAAGCCGCAGAAGTGTTTACCGAAGTCGGAAATTTAGAAGCGCTCAGCCAAGCTTTGAAAGAACAAGGGTACACCGTAGCGCAGGTTGAACTGCGTTGGATTCCTCAGAATACGATCGAAGTTACCGACCCCGATCATGCGCGATCGCTCCTCAAACTCATGGACGCACTCGATAGCTTAGATGACGTTCAGAACGCCACCGCCAACTTCGACATTGCTGAAGACCTGATGTTGGCAGCCCTGTGA
- a CDS encoding FAD-dependent hydroxylase: MQLPEFDIAIVGGGVVGTTFACALKDSGFRIALIEAELTSQAVSRAQAYSISLLSSRIFEGMGIWQEIRSQVETYKRVQLTDANSPNAVKFAPNDIGTETLGYVAEHRVLISALHQLLKSCSNVELFCPAKVVKTEFQANGATLDVILNGEIQQIRSHLVIAADGSRSPLRQQAGIKTFGWQYGQACVVATLKLESPHDNTAYEWFWSTGPSGILPLTDDRYRIVWTTNRAEAEKLVALDDRQFIETFQQRYGSKFGTPQIEGNRYLFPIQLMHSRRYVLPQLALIGDAAHSCHPLGGQGINMGIRDAAALAQVLQTAQKRGEDIASLKVLRRYERWRQWENLIILSITDILNRTFSNQIFPIVQLRRFSLWFVQNIPPIRSLVFRIMSGLTGRAPQLAQR, from the coding sequence ATGCAATTGCCTGAATTTGATATTGCGATCGTCGGAGGCGGAGTTGTCGGGACAACCTTCGCTTGTGCCTTGAAAGATTCCGGATTCCGAATTGCACTGATCGAAGCCGAACTCACATCGCAAGCTGTATCCCGCGCTCAAGCCTACTCAATTTCGCTCCTCTCCAGTCGAATTTTTGAAGGTATGGGCATTTGGCAAGAAATTCGCTCTCAGGTCGAAACCTACAAGCGGGTTCAGTTAACCGATGCAAATTCTCCCAATGCTGTGAAGTTTGCACCCAATGACATTGGGACAGAAACGCTCGGCTATGTCGCTGAGCATCGCGTATTAATTTCCGCACTGCATCAATTGCTCAAATCTTGCTCGAATGTCGAGTTGTTCTGCCCTGCTAAAGTCGTGAAAACTGAATTTCAAGCGAACGGAGCAACCCTTGATGTGATACTAAATGGAGAGATCCAGCAGATCCGATCGCATTTAGTTATTGCAGCAGATGGATCACGATCGCCCCTCCGTCAACAAGCCGGAATCAAAACATTTGGCTGGCAGTACGGGCAAGCTTGCGTTGTTGCCACGCTCAAACTCGAATCACCTCACGACAACACAGCTTACGAATGGTTCTGGAGTACAGGTCCTTCTGGAATTTTGCCGCTGACTGACGATCGCTATCGAATTGTTTGGACAACCAACAGAGCCGAAGCTGAGAAATTAGTGGCATTAGACGATCGTCAATTTATCGAAACGTTCCAACAACGCTACGGCTCAAAATTTGGCACACCCCAAATCGAAGGAAACCGTTATCTATTCCCGATTCAACTCATGCACAGTCGGCGCTATGTCCTGCCGCAACTCGCATTAATTGGCGATGCAGCCCATAGTTGTCATCCCTTAGGAGGGCAAGGCATCAACATGGGAATTCGAGACGCGGCAGCGCTGGCTCAAGTTCTACAAACTGCACAAAAACGCGGTGAAGACATTGCCAGTTTGAAAGTGTTGCGGCGATATGAGCGCTGGCGACAGTGGGAAAATCTCATCATCTTGAGCATTACCGACATCCTCAATCGGACATTCTCGAATCAGATTTTTCCGATTGTTCAACTCCGTCGGTTTAGCTTATGGTTTGTGCAGAATATCCCGCCGATACGATCGCTGGTCTTTCGCATTATGTCCGGCTTAACAGGACGTGCTCCCCAACTTGCCCAACGATAA
- a CDS encoding PAS domain-containing sensor histidine kinase — protein MANEDYQLRHLRSTLSKMEIALSAVKECIVWTDGKGRIKWCNEALEVLLGQPRLMLLSASLAHKLPLWLEGEAVEMSQHPVTIALETHQRGTQCYEFQASEQTHILEISWAFVEIDQQGILEHEEGSVLVLRDVTQQYLAERQLQGSKKHLEEQVAQRTQELRETNTRLQRESEQLQRLLRELQDTQAQLIQAEKMSSLGQLVAGVAHEINNPVSFIYGNLSHLQGYIADILHILHLYQQHYPNPVIEIQEASDDADLDFIQIDLLKILDSMQIGTDRIQEIVLSLRNFSRLDEAEFKRVDLHEGIESTLLILQHRLKQQPNRPEIQIVRHYGQLPQVECLAGQLNQVFMNLLSNAIDALEEVSQPQITIQTCVIGDSVEITIADNGSGISETVRAKIFNPFFTTKPIGKGTGMGLSISYQLIVEKHHGKLEYFSREGEGAEFLIRVPIHQRIHSQI, from the coding sequence ATGGCTAACGAAGATTATCAGTTGAGACACCTTCGTTCTACCCTCAGTAAGATGGAAATCGCTCTTAGTGCTGTTAAGGAGTGCATTGTCTGGACAGATGGTAAGGGGCGAATTAAGTGGTGCAATGAAGCATTAGAGGTGCTTTTGGGTCAACCGAGGTTGATGCTGTTGAGTGCTTCACTTGCGCATAAGCTTCCACTCTGGCTAGAAGGCGAAGCTGTGGAAATGAGCCAGCATCCTGTCACGATCGCTTTAGAAACTCATCAAAGGGGAACACAGTGTTATGAATTTCAAGCGTCTGAGCAAACGCATATTCTAGAGATTTCCTGGGCATTTGTTGAAATCGATCAGCAGGGTATCTTGGAGCATGAAGAGGGGTCAGTATTAGTTTTGCGAGATGTAACTCAGCAATATCTAGCAGAGCGTCAACTCCAAGGCAGCAAAAAACACCTAGAAGAACAGGTCGCTCAGCGAACTCAAGAATTACGTGAAACCAATACTCGTCTGCAAAGAGAGTCAGAACAATTACAACGATTGCTGAGAGAATTACAGGACACGCAGGCTCAACTGATTCAAGCTGAAAAAATGTCTTCTTTAGGGCAGCTCGTAGCAGGCGTTGCTCATGAAATTAACAACCCGGTTTCTTTTATCTATGGCAATCTCTCGCACTTACAAGGATACATCGCTGATATTCTCCACATCTTGCATCTCTATCAACAGCATTATCCAAATCCTGTCATAGAAATTCAGGAGGCTTCAGATGACGCAGACCTTGACTTTATTCAAATAGATTTGCTGAAGATTCTAGACTCGATGCAGATTGGAACAGATCGGATTCAAGAAATCGTTTTGTCGCTCCGTAATTTTTCTCGACTTGATGAAGCTGAGTTCAAAAGAGTCGATCTGCATGAGGGAATTGAAAGTACGCTCTTAATTTTGCAGCATCGCTTGAAACAACAGCCCAACCGTCCAGAAATTCAAATCGTGCGCCACTACGGGCAACTCCCTCAGGTTGAATGTTTGGCAGGGCAACTCAATCAAGTCTTTATGAATCTTCTCAGTAATGCGATCGATGCTTTAGAAGAAGTCAGCCAACCTCAAATTACAATTCAAACCTGCGTGATCGGAGATTCAGTGGAAATTACGATCGCAGATAATGGTTCTGGCATCTCTGAAACAGTTCGAGCAAAAATCTTCAATCCGTTTTTCACAACCAAACCGATTGGCAAAGGTACAGGCATGGGACTGTCAATTAGCTATCAGTTGATTGTAGAAAAACATCACGGGAAGCTAGAGTATTTCTCCCGTGAAGGAGAAGGTGCTGAGTTTTTGATCCGAGTTCCAATTCACCAGCGGATTCACTCTCAAATCTAA
- a CDS encoding IS4 family transposase yields the protein MLPSFYQTCLQSQLTEAQFVTLEILVELLQKERRITIERIATLFPQPILFESRRRNIQRFLSLPQLTPQAIWFPIVKQWIKRHYSGRTPLHLVVDRTQWQNHNLIMVSLVYQKRAIPLHWMWLNKQGQSSLAEQRKVLCPVFHLLKKYRFILLGDREFHSIELAAWCVEKQVKFVFRLPKSTTIKPNDSDAFTRLDDLPQTPGITEQYLHIQVTQNRGFGKHNLVLRQKRAYRQSNSDAWYLLTNLVGAEQTLKAYSNRFSIEPLFKDYKSGGYHLEDCHADSRRFNALLVLIAIAYSLSTLQGRRIRQKQVQCYVGRVKEPKRTRNRHSNFWIGLYGRLWIEPLQLWSTLATKLMALKPQKRPFFQRGLNAISLIQSAL from the coding sequence ATGTTGCCCTCATTCTATCAAACCTGTTTACAATCGCAATTAACGGAAGCGCAATTTGTGACGCTAGAAATCTTGGTCGAACTGTTGCAAAAAGAGCGAAGAATTACGATTGAACGGATAGCGACCCTGTTTCCGCAACCGATTCTATTTGAGAGCAGACGGCGGAATATTCAGCGATTCTTGAGTCTGCCGCAACTGACTCCACAAGCGATCTGGTTTCCGATTGTCAAGCAGTGGATCAAACGACATTACTCAGGTAGAACTCCGCTTCACCTGGTGGTTGACCGGACGCAATGGCAAAACCATAACTTGATCATGGTGAGTCTTGTATACCAGAAGCGGGCAATCCCATTGCACTGGATGTGGCTGAACAAGCAAGGACAGAGTTCGCTGGCTGAACAACGAAAAGTGTTATGTCCGGTATTTCATCTGTTGAAAAAGTATCGCTTCATTTTGCTCGGAGACCGTGAGTTTCACAGTATCGAGCTTGCTGCTTGGTGTGTGGAAAAACAAGTCAAATTCGTGTTCCGTTTACCGAAAAGTACGACCATCAAACCGAATGACAGCGATGCGTTTACTCGCCTCGACGATTTGCCACAAACGCCCGGAATCACTGAGCAATATCTGCACATTCAAGTCACGCAAAATCGCGGGTTCGGCAAGCATAATTTAGTCTTGCGCCAAAAACGCGCCTACCGTCAATCGAATTCTGATGCTTGGTATCTGCTGACCAATCTCGTCGGTGCCGAACAAACTCTGAAAGCTTACTCTAATCGCTTCTCCATTGAGCCGCTGTTCAAAGACTACAAATCCGGTGGCTATCATCTCGAAGATTGCCATGCCGATTCACGCCGATTCAATGCACTACTGGTTCTGATTGCCATTGCTTATTCGCTCTCAACGCTTCAGGGACGACGCATTCGCCAAAAGCAAGTGCAATGCTACGTCGGTCGAGTCAAGGAGCCGAAGCGAACCCGAAACCGACATAGCAATTTCTGGATTGGCTTGTATGGCAGGTTGTGGATTGAACCCTTGCAATTGTGGTCAACTCTGGCGACCAAGTTGATGGCACTCAAGCCGCAAAAACGTCCCTTTTTTCAGCGAGGTCTCAATGCCATTTCCTTGATCCAGTCTGCTCTCTAG
- a CDS encoding PAS domain S-box protein: MLQTPPTIAELKQGDLAVVVADQQGNVVDVNSHFERIFGWTSTEIIGQPLTVILPPFFQDAHNLGFARFSATGHSKVLNHPLNLKAVTKDNQEIESEHFIVAEKQGEQWLFAATLRPL; this comes from the coding sequence ATGCTTCAAACTCCTCCTACCATTGCAGAACTAAAGCAAGGTGACTTAGCGGTGGTTGTTGCCGATCAGCAAGGAAATGTGGTTGATGTCAATTCACACTTTGAACGCATTTTTGGGTGGACATCAACAGAAATTATTGGACAACCGCTCACCGTAATTCTCCCGCCATTTTTTCAAGATGCTCACAACTTAGGATTTGCACGCTTTTCAGCAACGGGACACTCAAAAGTCCTGAATCACCCCTTAAACCTAAAGGCTGTCACGAAAGACAATCAAGAAATTGAGTCTGAGCATTTTATCGTTGCAGAAAAGCAGGGCGAACAATGGTTATTTGCAGCAACTTTGCGTCCACTATAA